A segment of the Panicum hallii strain FIL2 chromosome 1, PHallii_v3.1, whole genome shotgun sequence genome:
GGCGTGCCCGCGGCGCCCCGGACGGCGTGCCTGGAGGAGCTGCTCCCCTGCACGGCATACCTCAAGACCGCCAAGCACCCCTCGCAGACGTGCTGCACCGCCATGCAcaacgccgcggcggcggagatgCCGTGCCTGTGCCGCCTTTTCGCCGACCCGGAGCTGCTCAGCACCTTCAACGTCACCCGGGACCAGATGTTCCGGCTCCCGGCCCGCTGCGGCCTGCCCGTCGGGTGCCGCGCCGGGGCCACCGCCGCTCACGAGCCAGGTCAGTTCTCCGTAGATATCCCGGCCACCGCCGTTGCGTTTATTACCCACCCCGATCATCACCTGCGGGTGCGGGGGTGCAGCGATCCATGGCGTCTGACGCTTGAATGCTCGTGCGTGTGGTGGTTGATGCACGCAATGCAGTCGtggaagcgccgccgccgccgccggccgggacACACCACCAGCATGGCGCCTCGCCGAGGACCAGCGAGTTCTGGAGCGCCTGCAGCGTGGCCGCATCGGTGGTTTTGGGCCAAATGGTGCCAATGGCTGCGGTATTCTAGGCTATTGTGGATGATCTCGAGCCGATTCCTAATCTTTTTTTGCTACCTGCAGACTGATTATTGATTTTTAGCGTTGTCTTGTGGTATTGTTTAATCACCTCAGTTAGTTAATAGACAGCGATAGTATCTGTTGTAGTCTGTAGATGTAATGGTTATAGCTAAACGCACCATGCCTATTAACTGAACAAAATGAAGGACAAACATTCGTA
Coding sequences within it:
- the LOC112882163 gene encoding uncharacterized protein LOC112882163 codes for the protein MRRCARLAALLVHLLVLAAGNASSSRLAGGAPGSAGAPDGVPAAPRTACLEELLPCTAYLKTAKHPSQTCCTAMHNAAAAEMPCLCRLFADPELLSTFNVTRDQMFRLPARCGLPVGCRAGATAAHEPVVEAPPPPPAGTHHQHGASPRTSEFWSACSVAASVVLGQMVPMAAVF